Genomic DNA from Halobacteriovorax sp. DA5:
TCTTTTATTCTTTTTGTCATTTACCTTATGCCAATCCTGTATCAGCACTGATGCATCATTGAGTGAGGCAAGTGAGTCTGAAAGCTATGTGGGAGAAGAAACATTTTTAGAAAGTTCAGATTTCATCGTTGATGATGATAGTGAGATTTTGACTGTTTCTGATCGACAGAAAATTGAAGACGCCGAATTAATGAACGCGTTAGAAGACCGTGTGACCGAAGAGCAATCTGCTACTCAAAAGATTGTCGAACCAAATGAACTTCTTGAATATCAGACTAAGAAAAATGAAACCTTGATGCTTATTGCTTTCAATATTTATGGTGACTATCGAAAGTGGCGTGAGATTGCTTCTCTTAATGAAGACATTCTTGGAGGAAGCTATGATCTTTCCCATCGCCCTATCTTAAGATACCGAAAACCCCTCAAGCCTTACACTCCACCTATAGGAAATCCCTATCTCATCAAGAGTGGCGATTCATTAAGTCGTATCAGCAAAAAGGTTTACGGCAATTGGCGTGAATGGCCTGTCATTTATAAGAATAATCCTCAGCAGATTCGTGATCCCGACCTTATATTTGCTGGCTTTACCTTGTATTACCCATCACTCAATAAAATGGCCCTTCAGCTCTATTAAATTATAAGTGATTGTATTTTGGTTATACTTCACCATAAATGCCCACTCTTGTTCTCATATTGGAGATGACCTCAATTAAGTCCCTTACTTTAAGTTACTAAAAGTACGGATATAAAACTTATTAGGCTAAACATATTTTAAAATCTTACGAAAAGGTTTTGAGAAACCAATGGTTTAAATGAAAAGGTGTATTTTTGAGAACTGTCTTTGTCTACATTGCTTTATCACTCATCCTCTCTGGTTGTTTTTTTCAACCAGACAAAGTCGAGACTTTCGGACTTGACCGAAATGCCACTAAAAGTGGGAGTGTGGCCAAGGCGACAGTTTCCGCAGTCTCTATTGTCAACGACCAATTGGTTATCAATGGTAGTGCCCTTGATGGCGTAAATACTGTGCGAATCACAGGCCCTTCGGGATTTGATGAAACTTTTGCGATTGAATCCAAAACCACCTCTAACCTTATTGCCAACGGCCTAAAAAATATCTCTTTTGCAGTGGGTGCGGTTTTTAGTTTAATTATTTCTGATGCCTATGGTGCGGCGACCTTTCAAGTAACATTTACGCTGCAAGACGGAGCTGTCACTGCTTCAAAACTGGCCAGTATGGGAGCAGGCATAGGGCAAGTCTTAAAATATGATGGAACAACTTGGGTTCCTAGTGATCTTGGTGGTCTCACTTACGCCGGAAATTGGAATGCAACCACGAACTCGCCTGATCTCTCAGGCGGAGGCAATCTTGGTGAATATTATATCGTCAATACTTCTGGGACTTATGATCTTCTGGGAGGGGCCGGAACCAACTCATGGGCAGTGGGTGACTGGGTGGTTTGGAACAATGTTCTTGCTCAATGGGAAAAAATTGATAATGCCACCAATGTGCAAAGTTTTAACGGAAGGAGTGGCGCGGTCACTCCTCAGTCAGGAGATTACACTTGGGCACAAATCAATAAAACCACGTCATCCATAAATGATATTGCCGATGTGGACACCACAGGCATTGCTTCTGGCAAGATTCTCAAGTGGAATGGTTCTGCCTGGGTTATTAGCGACGATTTAAGTGGCGGTGGTGCTGGCTCTGTAACAACTGCTGAGATTTCCGATGGAACCATTGCAGATGTGGATATTTCAGGAAGTGCGGCGATTGCTCAAAGTAAAATTGCAAATCTCTCGACAGACCTTTCAAGTAAACTCCCACTTGGGGGTGGTACGATGACCGGGAACATTGCCATGGGGGCAAATAACATTACCTTCTCTACTGGGCTTGTGGATGGAGTTGATGTTAGTGCCCTCAGTTCTCAGGTTACTACCAATACCACCAATATTTCTGGAAAAGAACCCACCATTACCGCAGGAACCACAGCGCAATACTGGCGTGGAGATAAATCTTGGCAAACTTTAGATACCGATGCCGTTCCCGAAGGGGCAACCAATAAATACTACACCGCCGCACAGGCGCGAACCGACCTCATCGAAGTGGGAAGCATTACCAATGGACAGACGACCACCGCTCCAAGCAGTGACGACGTTTCAGATGCTCTCGCCCTTAAACAAGATCAAATCACGGGTTCAACAGACCTGAGCGTAAACTCCATAACCTCAAGCGCCCAGGGAGGCATTAATGTAGCTCCTTTCGGAACAGGCGTAGGACAGACTGGGGAGTTTCGCTTTTATGAACTTACCGCCAATGGTTCAAACTACGTAGGCTTCAAGTCTCCCGATGCTCTGGCAGCAAGTCTTATTTGGACAATGCCCGCCGCTGATGGCAGTAGTGGACAAGTTCTTTCAACTGACGGCTCGGGAGTGCTTTCATGGGTGACACCAAGCTCTGGGTCGGTGACAACAGTGACCGCCTCAGCTCCGCTATCGAGTTCTGGTGGCGCGACACCTGACATCTCAATTTCTCAGGCCAATGGCTCCACCAATGGTTATCTTTCAAGTGCGGATTGGACTACCTTTAACAACAAACAAAACGCTATAACCACAGGAACGACTGCCCAATATCTAAGAGGCGATCTTTCTCTTTCAACGCTCGCTACCGATGTACGAGGGACAACTCTAACTGGCTTTGTTTCCGGTGCAGGCGTCGTATCTAGTGCCGATACGGTTCTTTCCGCCATCAACAAGCTTGATGGAAATATTGCCGGGAAAGAGCCAACACTTACCAAGGGCAATCTAACAGAAGCAACTTCTTCAGTCCTCACCATCACAAGTGGAACAAGTGCCGTTATTGGGACCGGAACTACTATCGAAGTAAAACAGGCGAACACCACCACCAATGGCTACCTCTCAAGCGCTGACTGGAACACTTTTAATAATAAACTTGGAGCCAGCAATGTTGATAACTCAACCATCGAAGTAAGTGGTGGCAATCTCCAAGTCAAAGACAGCGGGATTTCCACTGCAAAAGTTGCAGATGGAGCGATAACAGGGATCAAGATTTCAAATTCACTTGAGACTAAATCCGCAGACTACACGGTAACCACAGCAGATAATAATAAGGTTTTTCTGGTTTCAGGGGCGAGTACACTAACGCTTCCTGCTGCTGCTACCGCAGGAAGTGGGTTTGCCATTACTATTAAAAATATTGATGCATCTGAGACGGTGGCCGTTGTTGCTCCCGAAGCAATTGATGGCGAAATCTATGGGAAAGAACTGCAGAGCCAATATGCAACAGCACAGCTTATCTCTAATGGATCAGCTTGGTTTATCACCTACTCAACGGGAACACTAGGAACGGGGGCTCTCAGTTGTCCTACAGGCTTCATTGCTGTTACTGGAAACGGGACCCTCGGCACTTCCGATTTTTGCGTGATGCAGTTTGAAGCTAGAAATGTATCTTCAACTCCAAGAAGTAATGATGCTGATGCCTCTAGTTCTCCTTGGGTCAGTATTAATGCTACTACTGCTCAAAGTGAATGTGAGTCCATGAGTGAGGGCGGTTTTTCCGGAACCTTTGCTCTGATTTCAAACCCTGAATGGATGACTATCGCAAGAGATATTGAAGGTGTTGCTTCTAACTGGTCTGGAGCAAGTGTTGGTAGTGGTCACATTCCGAGGGGGCACACTGACAACTCACCTGGCAGTGCCCTTGCAATTACAAGCACAGCCGATTCCTATGACGGTACAGGAAACAACTCAGGACAAGCTGCGGGTTCTGGTTGGGAGCAAAAAAGAACACACACTCTTTCAAATGGAAGTACGATTTGGGATTTTTCTGGAAATGTTTGGGAGTGGGTTGATTGGGACTCGGGAAGTGCTGGCTTTACTACTGGTCCAACAAATGGGACAGCTTCTTGGCAAGCTTTGACATCTTTATCAGGTTCAGTAACAGCAAATGATCTTCAATCGAGTGGCGGATATACCTCTAGTCAGTCTTTTGGGCAATGGTATGGCGGTTCTGCGGGCGCTGCGCTTCGCGGCGGTCGTTGGAGCTCTGGTACGAACGCCGGTGCGGTCGCGCTCAGTTTGAACGCTGCTCCGTCGAACACGGGCACGGACATTGGCTTTCGCTGCGTCTATCGCCCGTAGCGTCATAGTTAACTCATTTAAAACAAGTTTAAGTCGGCAAGACCCTTGGAAAGCGGCGTAGCCGCGTATTGGATTCTTGGTCCTTGGAATAAAAAGTTGAGTTGAAAAATTGTTTTGTGAAAAATCTAAAATTTTTAGGCCCGCGCGAAAGCGCGGGCAAATTATCTTAGAGAGTTTAGCGTTTCCATATTTACTGAATAGATATTATGTTAGGAATAAATTTATGATTGATTTACATTAATAAATTTTATAGAAATGAAGAAAAAAGTTGCAATGATTAGGGTGGATATGGTCGAATTTTTTAGCAGAGCAGAGCAGAGCAGAGCAGAGCAGAGCAGAGCAGAGCAGAGCAGAGCAGAGCAGAGCATTACTTAAGTCGGCAAGCAATTGGATAGGATGAGCGAATGCTCATCCCTTGGCTCTTGACCCTTGGAAAATAAAAACAAATTTTAGCAAGCAAGATGAGGCCATAGCAAGGCAGGCTTCACACTCGCCCCGTAGGGGCGAAAGAAATTTTTTTGATTATTCGGAAACTTTCCGGAAAATATAGAAATGCTTTCCGGAAATTCCAGAAAGTATTTCCATTTGCGGCTCACAAGTAACCTCTTCTTTACGCGGCATGGAATTAATTTTTGTTAAATTTAATCAAACTTTTTACTCTAAATAGTTTGATTATTGTTAAGGCACGTTTATCCCTCTAAAATAATATCAATTTATAAAAAGAATTAACTGAAAGAGAGTGCTTGTTGATTATGAAAAATAAAAATGGTGATTTAACCGTTCAGGAGGCTTCAGAGCGGCTCGGAGTCACGCCTCGGTCAATTATTAACTACATCAACGCCAAGGAGATCGAGGCGGTTAAAGTTGGAAAATCATGGTTTATTAGAAGAGCTTCATTAGACTCTTTTTCAATCAGATTTGGCATTGGAAGAAGTGTTTCATCGTCACCCTCCACCAAGGAGAAAGTAGAAACAAACTTTCCGAATGATTCGGAAAATGCGGAAAAAGAGGAAAGTTCCGGAAAATCATTTTCTGTTAAAAATTTGAGACTTTTTGCTAAGGCCAAGGATATTTTGGGGGCTCTAGAGTTTGATCAATCAGAGGCTAATGCAAACTTAAAGGAGCGCTTGGAGGATTTGAAACTCTCTGCGATTGAATTGCTTGGCGCTGGGTACTACTCTTTTGAGCCAAAAAACAAAAAAAATCTCTATAATGAATCAAGGCAAAAGGTGGGCGCCATTCTTGCTTTGTCTTATTTCAACTTAACAGATTGTGAAGCCTCTCTAAAGCTCGTTCGTGAAATTGAAGATGATCTTCTCCCTGCATATTCAGCACTTATAAAAAGAATGGATCGAAGAAATGAAAAGC
This window encodes:
- a CDS encoding helix-turn-helix domain-containing protein, which translates into the protein MKNKNGDLTVQEASERLGVTPRSIINYINAKEIEAVKVGKSWFIRRASLDSFSIRFGIGRSVSSSPSTKEKVETNFPNDSENAEKEESSGKSFSVKNLRLFAKAKDILGALEFDQSEANANLKERLEDLKLSAIELLGAGYYSFEPKNKKNLYNESRQKVGAILALSYFNLTDCEASLKLVREIEDDLLPAYSALIKRMDRRNEKHKSI
- a CDS encoding LysM peptidoglycan-binding domain-containing protein, encoding MDIRIEKNLPLLLFFLSFTLCQSCISTDASLSEASESESYVGEETFLESSDFIVDDDSEILTVSDRQKIEDAELMNALEDRVTEEQSATQKIVEPNELLEYQTKKNETLMLIAFNIYGDYRKWREIASLNEDILGGSYDLSHRPILRYRKPLKPYTPPIGNPYLIKSGDSLSRISKKVYGNWREWPVIYKNNPQQIRDPDLIFAGFTLYYPSLNKMALQLY